Proteins encoded by one window of Streptomyces sp. LX-29:
- a CDS encoding thiolase family protein → MSDRLRDVYVVDAVRTPIGKYGGALSGVRPDDLAAHVVRALLGRTPDLDPAGVDDVVFGNANGAGEENRNVARMALLLAGLPVSVPGTTVNRLCGSGLEAVVQAARAIAVGDAHVVLAGGVESMSRAPWVLPKPERGFPAGHQQMHSTTLGWRMTNPAMPPEWTVPLGEGAELIAGKHGISREAQDAFALDSHHKAARAWKDGLYDPEVAAYPDTGLERDETIRDSSSMEALAKLKPAFRADGTGTVTAGNSSPLNDGAAALLLCDEEGLRATGREPLARIRASAVTGIAPQWFGLGPVEAVRRALAKAGRGFDGLTTVELNEAFAAQALGCLAELPELDPALVNPRGGAIAIGHPLGASGARLTGSVAHQLAAAGGGTGVAALCIGVGQGQALVLER, encoded by the coding sequence ATGAGCGACCGCCTGCGGGATGTGTACGTCGTCGACGCCGTCCGTACCCCCATCGGGAAGTACGGCGGCGCGCTGTCCGGGGTCCGCCCCGACGACCTCGCGGCCCATGTGGTGCGCGCCCTGCTGGGCCGCACCCCCGACCTCGACCCGGCCGGCGTCGACGACGTGGTCTTCGGCAACGCCAACGGCGCGGGCGAGGAGAACCGCAACGTGGCGCGGATGGCGCTGCTGCTGGCCGGGCTGCCGGTGTCGGTGCCCGGCACGACGGTCAACCGACTGTGCGGCTCCGGCCTGGAGGCGGTCGTCCAGGCCGCTCGCGCCATCGCCGTCGGCGACGCCCACGTCGTGCTGGCGGGCGGTGTGGAGTCGATGTCCCGTGCCCCCTGGGTGCTGCCCAAGCCGGAGCGCGGCTTCCCCGCCGGCCACCAGCAGATGCACTCGACCACCCTCGGCTGGCGGATGACCAACCCGGCGATGCCGCCGGAGTGGACCGTCCCGCTGGGCGAGGGCGCCGAGCTGATCGCCGGCAAGCACGGCATCAGCCGCGAGGCGCAGGACGCCTTCGCGCTCGACAGCCACCACAAGGCGGCCCGCGCCTGGAAGGACGGGCTCTACGACCCCGAGGTGGCGGCGTATCCGGACACCGGGCTGGAGCGTGACGAGACGATCCGCGACAGCTCGTCCATGGAGGCGCTCGCGAAGCTCAAGCCGGCCTTCCGTGCCGACGGCACCGGCACGGTCACCGCGGGGAACTCCTCGCCGTTGAACGACGGTGCCGCCGCGCTGCTGCTCTGCGACGAGGAGGGGCTGCGCGCCACCGGACGCGAGCCGCTGGCCCGGATCCGGGCCTCGGCTGTCACCGGGATCGCCCCGCAGTGGTTCGGCCTCGGCCCGGTCGAGGCGGTGCGGCGCGCCCTCGCCAAGGCGGGCCGCGGCTTCGACGGTCTGACCACCGTCGAGCTCAACGAGGCGTTCGCGGCCCAGGCGCTGGGCTGTCTCGCCGAGTTGCCGGAGCTGGACCCGGCGCTGGTCAACCCGCGCGGCGGCGCCATCGCCATCGGCCATCCGCTCGGCGCCTCCGGCGCCCGGCTGACCGGCTCGGTCGCCCACCAGCTCGCGGCCGCGGGCGGCGGCACCGGGGTGGCCGCGCTGTGCATCGGCGTCGGCCAGGGACAGGCCCTCGTCCTGGAGCGGTGA
- a CDS encoding 4-hydroxybenzoate 3-monooxygenase, which translates to MRTCVGIIGGGPAGLLLARLLHRAGVDCVVLERRDRDHVERRQRAGVLEQGTVDTLRGCGVGARLDREGLPHHGVELRFDGRAHRVDLPSLTGGRSVTVYAQTEVVKDLVALQLADGPPLLFGAEVRGVTGVESGAPVIHFTHEGRERTLSCGVVAGCDGFHGVARRTVPARAARTYVQEYPYSWLGVLADVPAGDDELIYARHAEGFALHSMRSPVVSRLYLQVPNGTDPAEWSEQRVWDALSTRLATPDGGWELRRGPITARSVTGMRAFVHEPMRYGSLLLAGDAAHIVPPTGAKGLNLAVADAVALAAALVHRHRTGSTALLDTYSDSCLRRVWQTVRFASWMTTTLHRHPDQGPFEDRTQLAALDRIATSKTAAAEFAENYAGLPI; encoded by the coding sequence ATGCGCACCTGTGTGGGCATCATCGGCGGCGGCCCGGCGGGGCTGCTGCTCGCCCGACTGCTGCACCGGGCGGGCGTCGACTGCGTGGTGCTGGAGCGCCGCGATCGGGATCATGTGGAGCGGCGGCAGCGCGCCGGGGTGCTGGAGCAGGGCACCGTCGACACGCTGCGCGGCTGTGGCGTCGGCGCTCGGCTGGACCGCGAGGGGCTGCCGCACCACGGCGTCGAGCTGCGGTTCGACGGCCGCGCGCACCGCGTCGACCTCCCGTCCCTGACCGGCGGCAGGTCCGTCACCGTCTACGCGCAGACCGAGGTCGTCAAGGACCTGGTAGCGCTTCAGCTCGCCGACGGGCCGCCGCTGCTGTTCGGGGCCGAGGTGCGCGGGGTGACCGGCGTCGAGTCGGGCGCCCCGGTCATCCACTTCACCCATGAGGGCCGTGAGCGGACCCTGAGCTGTGGGGTGGTGGCGGGGTGCGACGGCTTCCACGGCGTGGCCCGCCGCACCGTCCCGGCCCGGGCCGCCCGCACCTATGTGCAGGAGTACCCCTACTCCTGGCTGGGCGTGCTGGCCGACGTCCCCGCGGGCGACGACGAACTGATCTACGCCCGGCACGCGGAGGGCTTCGCGCTGCACAGCATGCGCTCCCCCGTGGTCTCCCGCCTCTACCTCCAGGTCCCCAACGGCACCGACCCGGCCGAGTGGTCCGAGCAGCGCGTCTGGGACGCCCTGAGCACCCGGCTGGCCACCCCCGACGGAGGCTGGGAGCTGCGCCGCGGACCGATCACCGCGCGCTCGGTCACCGGCATGCGGGCCTTCGTCCACGAGCCGATGCGCTACGGCAGCCTGCTGCTGGCGGGCGACGCGGCGCACATCGTGCCGCCCACCGGCGCCAAGGGGCTCAACCTCGCGGTGGCCGACGCGGTCGCGCTCGCCGCGGCGCTCGTCCACCGCCACCGGACCGGCTCCACCGCGCTGCTGGACACCTACTCCGACAGTTGTCTGCGCCGTGTCTGGCAGACGGTGCGCTTCGCGAGCTGGATGACCACGACGCTCCACCGCCACCCGGACCAGGGCCCCTTCGAGGACCGGACGCAGCTCGCCGCGCTCGACCGGATCGCCACGTCGAAGACCGCGGCCGCCGAGTTCGCCGAGAACTACGCGGGGCTGCCGATCTAG
- a CDS encoding FAD-dependent oxidoreductase yields the protein MAARQRMVVIGGDAAGMSAASQARRLRGPEELEIVAFERGSFTSYSACGIPYWVGGDVPGPDALIARTPEEHRERGIDLRLGTEVEEIDVSGRRVRARDLASGEEAWWGYDRLVIATGARPVRPPLPGIDAPGVHGVQTLDDGRALLETLDRATGRRAVVVGAGYIGVEMAEALVRRGYQVTLVNAAEQPMTTLDPDMGRLVDEAMRGMGIETVNAAEVTKILTGGDGRVRAVATEHAEYPADVVVLGIGVTPRTELARAAGLPLGPSGGLLTDLGMRVRGHEDIWAGGDCVEVLDLVSGDTRHIPLGTHANKHGQVIGTNVGGGYATFPGVVGTAVSKVCDLEIARTGLLERQAAAAGLRFVTVTVESTSRAGYYPGARPMRVKMLAERRTGRLLGVQIVGREGAAKRVDIAAVALTARLTVEQMTALDLGYAPPFSPVWGPVLVAARKAFAAVRAAGG from the coding sequence ATGGCGGCGCGGCAGCGGATGGTGGTCATCGGAGGCGACGCGGCGGGCATGTCCGCCGCCTCCCAGGCGCGCAGGCTGCGCGGCCCGGAGGAACTGGAGATCGTCGCGTTCGAGCGCGGCTCCTTCACCTCGTACTCCGCCTGCGGCATTCCGTACTGGGTCGGCGGCGATGTGCCGGGACCGGACGCGCTGATCGCCCGCACCCCCGAGGAGCACCGGGAGCGCGGCATCGACCTGCGGCTGGGCACGGAGGTCGAGGAGATCGACGTGTCGGGCCGGCGGGTGCGCGCCCGCGACCTGGCCTCGGGCGAGGAGGCGTGGTGGGGCTACGACCGGCTGGTCATCGCCACCGGGGCGCGTCCCGTACGGCCGCCGCTGCCCGGGATCGACGCGCCGGGGGTGCACGGCGTGCAGACCCTGGACGACGGCCGGGCGCTGTTGGAGACCCTGGATCGGGCCACGGGCCGCCGGGCGGTGGTGGTCGGGGCCGGGTACATCGGCGTGGAGATGGCCGAGGCGCTGGTCCGGCGCGGCTACCAGGTCACCTTGGTCAACGCCGCCGAGCAGCCGATGACCACGCTCGACCCCGACATGGGGCGGCTGGTCGACGAGGCGATGCGCGGCATGGGCATCGAGACGGTCAACGCCGCCGAGGTGACGAAGATCCTCACCGGTGGGGACGGCCGGGTGCGCGCCGTCGCCACCGAGCACGCCGAGTACCCCGCCGATGTGGTGGTCCTGGGCATCGGGGTGACCCCGCGGACCGAGCTCGCCCGCGCCGCCGGGTTGCCGCTGGGGCCCTCCGGAGGGCTGCTGACCGACCTGGGGATGCGGGTCCGGGGCCACGAGGACATCTGGGCCGGCGGCGACTGCGTCGAGGTGCTGGACCTGGTCTCGGGCGACACCCGGCACATCCCGCTGGGCACCCACGCCAACAAGCACGGCCAGGTCATCGGCACCAACGTGGGGGGCGGCTACGCCACGTTCCCGGGCGTCGTGGGCACCGCCGTCAGCAAGGTCTGCGACCTGGAGATCGCCCGTACGGGCCTGTTGGAGCGGCAGGCCGCGGCGGCCGGACTGCGCTTCGTCACCGTCACCGTGGAGTCGACCAGCCGGGCGGGCTACTACCCCGGGGCCCGCCCGATGCGGGTGAAGATGCTGGCCGAGCGGCGCACCGGCCGGCTCCTCGGCGTGCAGATCGTCGGCCGCGAGGGCGCCGCCAAGCGCGTGGACATCGCCGCCGTCGCCCTCACCGCCCGGCTGACGGTCGAGCAGATGACCGCCCTCGACCTGGGCTATGCCCCGCCCTTCTCCCCGGTCTGGGGCCCGGTGCTGGTCGCGGCCCGCAAGGCGTTCGCGGCGGTGCGGGCGGCCGGCGGCTGA
- a CDS encoding 3-hydroxyacyl-CoA dehydrogenase NAD-binding domain-containing protein — protein MSTTAELLKGAAELFPGEVVTQAHVRHLDLPLGAGRFALITLDNGLDHTKPTTFGPQSLANLNAAIDQVEKEAADGEIVGVGLTGKPFIFAVGADLKGVELLKKHEEALAIGKGGHDVFKRLSALAVPTFAYYNGAAMGGGVEVGLHCTYRTVSAVIPAFSLPEVFLGLVPGWGGCALLPNLIGADRAVSVIIENSLNQNKQLKGKQVYELGIADAVFEGADFLERSLHWTASVLTGATEVVRTEVDRGEAWDQAVERGRAFADSKVHGAAPAAYRALDIIAAAKNGDLRQGFDAEDQALADLIMGGELRSGIYAFNLVQKRGKRPAGAPDKSLARPVTKVGVVGAGLMASQLALLFVRRLEVPVVLTDIDQERVDKGVGYVHEEIDKLLLKGRIHQDKANRLKALVTGTLDKAAGFGDADFVIEAVFEEMGVKQKVFAEVEAVVPAHTILATNTSSLSVTEMASQLKHPERVVGFHFFNPVAILPLLEIVRAEQTDDASLATAFAVAKSLKKTAVLVKDAPAFVVNRILTRFMGEIQNVIDEGTPVETAEKAVEPLGLPMSPLVLLELVGPAIGLHVSETLHGAFPERFTVSENLAAVVKAGKRGFYVYDSGKPELDPEVAALLKQGDVVLTEEQVRARVLDAVAQEIGLMLDEGVVAEAQDIDLCLITGAGWPFHLGGITPYLDREGVSERVNGKTFLPAGVASVPA, from the coding sequence GTGAGCACCACCGCAGAACTTCTCAAGGGAGCGGCCGAGCTGTTCCCCGGTGAGGTCGTGACGCAGGCGCACGTCCGTCACCTCGACCTCCCCCTCGGCGCCGGGCGCTTCGCGCTCATCACGCTCGACAACGGCCTGGACCACACCAAGCCGACCACCTTCGGCCCGCAGTCGCTCGCCAACCTCAACGCGGCGATCGACCAGGTCGAGAAGGAGGCCGCGGACGGCGAGATCGTCGGCGTCGGCCTCACCGGCAAGCCCTTCATCTTCGCCGTCGGCGCCGACCTCAAGGGCGTCGAGCTGCTGAAGAAGCACGAGGAGGCGCTGGCCATCGGCAAGGGCGGCCACGACGTCTTCAAGCGGCTGTCCGCGCTGGCCGTGCCGACCTTCGCCTACTACAACGGCGCGGCCATGGGCGGCGGCGTCGAGGTCGGTCTGCACTGCACCTACCGCACCGTGTCGGCCGTGATCCCGGCCTTCTCGCTGCCCGAGGTCTTCCTCGGCCTGGTGCCGGGCTGGGGCGGTTGCGCGCTGCTGCCGAACCTCATCGGCGCCGACCGCGCGGTGAGCGTGATCATCGAGAACTCGCTCAACCAGAACAAGCAGCTCAAGGGCAAGCAGGTCTACGAGCTCGGGATCGCCGACGCGGTCTTCGAGGGCGCCGACTTCCTGGAGCGGTCGCTGCACTGGACCGCGTCCGTCCTCACCGGCGCGACCGAGGTCGTGCGCACCGAGGTGGACCGCGGCGAGGCGTGGGACCAGGCCGTGGAGCGCGGCCGGGCGTTCGCCGACTCCAAGGTGCACGGTGCGGCCCCCGCCGCCTACCGCGCCCTGGACATCATCGCCGCCGCCAAGAACGGCGACCTGCGGCAGGGCTTCGACGCCGAGGACCAGGCCCTCGCGGACCTGATCATGGGCGGCGAGCTGCGCAGCGGCATCTACGCCTTCAACCTGGTGCAGAAGCGTGGCAAGCGCCCGGCCGGCGCGCCGGACAAGTCGCTGGCCCGCCCGGTCACCAAGGTGGGCGTCGTCGGCGCCGGTCTGATGGCCTCCCAGCTGGCGCTGCTGTTCGTGCGCCGCCTGGAGGTGCCGGTGGTGCTGACCGACATCGACCAGGAGCGCGTCGACAAGGGCGTGGGCTACGTCCACGAGGAGATCGACAAGCTGCTGCTCAAGGGTCGGATCCACCAGGACAAGGCCAACCGCCTCAAGGCCCTGGTGACCGGCACCCTCGACAAGGCCGCGGGCTTCGGCGACGCCGACTTCGTCATCGAGGCCGTCTTCGAGGAGATGGGCGTCAAGCAGAAGGTGTTCGCCGAGGTCGAGGCGGTCGTGCCGGCGCACACCATCCTCGCCACCAACACCTCCTCGCTCTCCGTCACGGAGATGGCCTCCCAGCTCAAGCACCCCGAGCGGGTCGTGGGCTTCCACTTCTTCAACCCGGTCGCCATCCTCCCGCTGCTGGAGATCGTGCGCGCCGAGCAGACCGACGACGCGTCGCTGGCCACCGCCTTCGCCGTCGCCAAGTCGCTGAAGAAGACGGCCGTCCTGGTGAAGGACGCCCCGGCGTTCGTCGTCAACCGGATCCTGACCCGCTTCATGGGCGAGATCCAGAACGTCATCGACGAGGGCACCCCGGTGGAGACCGCGGAGAAGGCCGTCGAGCCGCTCGGTCTGCCGATGTCCCCGCTGGTGCTGCTGGAGCTGGTCGGCCCGGCCATCGGCCTGCACGTCTCCGAGACGCTGCACGGCGCCTTCCCGGAGCGCTTCACCGTCTCCGAGAACCTCGCCGCCGTGGTCAAGGCCGGCAAGCGCGGCTTCTACGTCTACGACTCCGGCAAGCCGGAGCTGGACCCCGAGGTCGCCGCCCTCCTCAAGCAGGGCGATGTCGTCCTCACCGAGGAGCAGGTGCGCGCCCGCGTCCTCGACGCGGTCGCCCAGGAGATCGGTCTGATGCTCGACGAGGGCGTCGTCGCCGAGGCGCAGGACATCGACCTGTGCCTGATCACCGGCGCCGGCTGGCCCTTCCACCTCGGTGGCATCACCCCGTACCTGGACCGCGAGGGCGTCTCCGAGCGGGTCAACGGCAAGACCTTCCTGCCGGCGGGCGTCGCCAGCGTCCCGGCGTAA
- a CDS encoding acetyl-CoA C-acyltransferase, with protein MPRTARDVVFVDGVRTPFGKAGPKGIYHETRADDLVVKCIRELLRRNPDLAPERIDEVAIAATTQIGDQGLTIGRSSGMLAGLPQTVPGFAIDRMCAGAMTAVTSMGSGIAFGAYDIAVAGGVEHMGRHPMGEGVDPNPRFLSEKLVDMSALSMGMTAENLHDRLPHITKQRTDEYAVRSQEKAAKAYADGKIQPDLVPISIRRTSPEGGETGWGLATVDEPMRPGTTMEGLAGLKTPFRPHGRVTAGNSAGINDGATASLVAAEDVARELGLPVKMRMVSFAFAGVEPEVMGYGPVPATKKALAKAGLSIDDIGLFEINEAFAVQVLSLLDHYGIADDDPRVNQYGGAIAFGHPLASSGVRLMTQLARQFEEQPEVRYGMTSMCIGLGMGGTVIWENPHFEGAK; from the coding sequence GTGCCTCGTACCGCTAGGGACGTCGTCTTCGTCGACGGCGTCCGCACCCCGTTCGGCAAGGCGGGCCCGAAGGGCATCTACCACGAGACCCGCGCCGACGACCTGGTCGTCAAGTGCATCCGGGAGCTGCTGCGCCGCAACCCGGACCTGGCACCCGAGCGCATCGACGAGGTCGCCATCGCCGCCACCACGCAGATCGGCGACCAGGGCCTGACCATCGGCCGCAGCTCCGGCATGCTGGCCGGTCTGCCGCAGACCGTCCCCGGCTTCGCCATCGACCGGATGTGTGCCGGCGCGATGACGGCCGTCACCTCGATGGGCAGCGGCATCGCCTTCGGCGCCTACGACATCGCGGTGGCCGGCGGCGTGGAGCACATGGGCCGCCACCCGATGGGCGAGGGCGTCGACCCCAACCCGCGGTTCCTGTCGGAGAAGCTGGTCGACATGTCCGCGCTGTCCATGGGCATGACGGCCGAGAACCTGCACGACCGGCTGCCGCACATCACCAAGCAGCGCACCGACGAGTACGCGGTGCGCAGCCAGGAGAAGGCCGCCAAGGCGTACGCCGACGGCAAGATCCAGCCGGACCTGGTGCCGATCTCCATCCGTCGCACCTCGCCCGAGGGCGGCGAGACGGGCTGGGGCCTGGCCACGGTCGACGAGCCGATGCGCCCGGGCACCACCATGGAGGGCCTGGCCGGGCTGAAGACCCCGTTCCGTCCGCACGGTCGGGTCACCGCGGGCAACTCCGCGGGCATCAACGACGGCGCCACCGCCTCGCTGGTCGCCGCCGAGGACGTGGCGCGCGAGCTGGGCCTGCCGGTCAAGATGCGCATGGTGTCCTTCGCCTTCGCCGGCGTGGAGCCCGAGGTCATGGGCTACGGCCCGGTGCCCGCCACCAAGAAGGCGCTGGCCAAGGCCGGCCTGTCGATCGACGACATCGGCCTGTTCGAGATCAACGAGGCCTTCGCGGTGCAGGTGCTGTCCCTCCTGGACCACTACGGCATCGCCGACGACGACCCGCGCGTCAACCAGTACGGCGGCGCCATCGCCTTCGGCCACCCGCTCGCCTCCTCCGGCGTCCGTCTGATGACGCAGCTCGCCCGTCAGTTCGAGGAGCAGCCGGAAGTCCGCTACGGCATGACGAGCATGTGTATCGGCCTGGGCATGGGCGGCACCGTGATCTGGGAGAACCCGCACTTCGAGGGGGCCAAGTGA
- a CDS encoding ribonuclease D, with protein MTDAQETAADTTLRTPEDGPPNGLPPAPVPLLEPREGIPEVIADQESLDAVVAAFAAGHGPVAVDAERASGYRYGQRAYLVQLRRAGAGTALIDPVGCPDLSALGDAIGDAEWVLHAATQDLPCLRDIGMVPARLFDTELAGRLAGFARVGLGAMVESVLGYALEKGHSAVDWSTRPLPEPWLRYAALDVELLVDLRDALEAELERQGKLEWARQEFEAIAAAPPPPPRKDPWRRTSGMHKVRRRRQMAVVRELWTARDLVAQRRDVSPGKVLSDAAIVEAALALPAGTRSLAALNGFGHRMGRRQLEQWQAAVDRARALPEAELPQPGQPVAGPPPPRAWADKDPAAAARLSAARAAVTALAERLGLPQENLITPDTVRRLCWEPPIEATADSVERALAAHGARPWQIEQVTPLLVAALTTGRAAKP; from the coding sequence GTGACCGACGCCCAAGAGACCGCAGCAGACACGACACTGCGAACCCCGGAGGACGGCCCTCCGAACGGCCTCCCCCCGGCGCCGGTCCCCTTGTTGGAGCCTCGCGAGGGCATCCCCGAGGTGATCGCGGACCAGGAGTCGCTGGACGCCGTGGTCGCCGCCTTCGCCGCCGGACACGGCCCGGTGGCCGTGGACGCCGAGCGCGCCTCCGGCTACCGCTACGGACAGCGCGCCTACCTCGTCCAGCTGCGCCGCGCCGGCGCGGGCACCGCCCTGATCGACCCGGTCGGCTGCCCCGACCTGAGCGCGCTGGGCGACGCGATCGGCGACGCCGAGTGGGTGCTCCACGCCGCCACCCAGGACCTGCCCTGTCTGCGGGACATAGGCATGGTCCCGGCGCGACTGTTCGACACCGAGCTCGCCGGCCGGCTGGCCGGGTTCGCCCGGGTCGGCCTCGGTGCCATGGTCGAGTCCGTCCTCGGCTACGCCCTGGAGAAGGGCCACTCCGCCGTCGACTGGTCCACCCGCCCGCTCCCCGAGCCCTGGCTGCGCTACGCCGCCCTCGACGTCGAGCTCCTGGTCGACCTGCGCGACGCGCTGGAGGCGGAGCTGGAGCGACAGGGCAAGCTGGAGTGGGCCCGGCAGGAGTTCGAGGCCATCGCCGCCGCCCCGCCGCCCCCGCCGCGCAAGGACCCCTGGCGTCGTACGTCGGGCATGCACAAGGTGCGCCGCCGCCGGCAGATGGCGGTCGTGCGCGAGCTGTGGACCGCCCGCGACCTGGTCGCCCAGCGCCGGGACGTCTCTCCCGGCAAGGTGCTCAGCGACGCCGCGATCGTCGAGGCCGCGCTGGCGCTGCCGGCCGGCACCCGCTCCCTCGCGGCGCTGAACGGCTTCGGGCACCGCATGGGTCGCCGTCAGCTGGAGCAGTGGCAGGCCGCCGTCGACCGTGCCCGCGCGCTGCCGGAGGCGGAGCTTCCGCAGCCGGGCCAGCCGGTGGCCGGGCCCCCGCCGCCGCGCGCCTGGGCCGACAAGGACCCGGCCGCGGCCGCCCGGCTCTCGGCGGCCCGCGCGGCGGTCACCGCGCTCGCCGAACGGCTCGGCCTGCCGCAGGAGAACCTGATCACGCCGGACACCGTGCGCCGGCTGTGCTGGGAGCCTCCGATCGAGGCCACCGCGGACTCCGTGGAGCGAGCGCTGGCCGCCCATGGCGCGCGCCCCTGGCAGATCGAACAGGTCACGCCCCTCCTCGTCGCCGCGCTGACCACCGGCAGGGCCGCCAAGCCCTGA
- a CDS encoding response regulator transcription factor — protein sequence MSVLLEQPSSLVAYRPNKPTAMVVVADPRVRSTVTRHLWALGVRDVIEASSIAEARPRIGNPRDICVADVHLPDGSGLTLLSEARAAGWPNGLALSAADDIGAVRNALAGGVKGYVVTGTRTNLGIPGRPGAAPIGAAAARLHRRPPGAPGHPGGYRELSGREVEVLRLVAEGQSNKAIGVSMGLSALTVKSHLARIARKLGTGDRAGMVAVALRTGIIH from the coding sequence GTGTCTGTTCTCCTTGAGCAACCTTCCAGCCTGGTCGCCTACCGCCCGAACAAGCCGACGGCCATGGTCGTCGTCGCCGACCCCCGCGTCCGCTCCACCGTCACCCGCCATCTGTGGGCCCTCGGCGTACGGGACGTCATCGAGGCGTCGTCGATCGCGGAGGCACGCCCCCGGATCGGCAACCCCCGGGACATCTGCGTCGCCGACGTCCACCTCCCCGACGGCTCCGGCCTCACCCTGCTCTCCGAGGCCCGCGCCGCAGGCTGGCCCAACGGGCTCGCGCTCTCCGCCGCCGACGACATCGGCGCCGTACGCAACGCCCTGGCCGGCGGCGTCAAGGGCTACGTCGTCACCGGCACCCGCACCAACCTGGGCATTCCCGGTCGCCCCGGAGCGGCCCCGATCGGCGCGGCCGCCGCCCGGCTGCACCGTCGCCCGCCGGGCGCACCCGGCCACCCCGGCGGCTACCGCGAGCTGTCCGGTCGCGAGGTCGAGGTGCTGAGGCTGGTTGCGGAGGGCCAGTCCAACAAGGCCATCGGCGTGTCGATGGGTCTTTCCGCGCTCACCGTCAAGAGTCATCTCGCCCGCATCGCGCGCAAGCTGGGCACCGGAGACCGGGCCGGCATGGTCGCCGTCGCGCTGCGCACCGGCATCATCCACTAG
- a CDS encoding DUF3000 domain-containing protein produces MAAAQGHLADGADSTDGQGGAPIAFRHAVAGLRGARPRPEVELEPTAPPRRLAPYAYALEAVVAVDASGQAAQGGPSGVPGVPGGPAGHGEEPDELAEGRLILLHDPAGHDAWRGTFRLVTLVHADLEAEMAADPLLPEVCWSWLTGALQARGVSYGEPSGTVTLASSHHFGGLADREPSTRIEIRASWTPSDEAGPPDTASHLAAWCDLLCQIAGLPPAGAADSGVVSLPQRRGPQPR; encoded by the coding sequence ATGGCAGCGGCTCAGGGACACCTCGCGGACGGTGCGGACAGCACGGATGGTCAGGGCGGCGCTCCCATCGCCTTCCGGCACGCGGTTGCCGGGTTGCGCGGCGCACGGCCCCGGCCGGAGGTGGAGCTGGAACCGACCGCGCCGCCGCGCCGCCTGGCGCCGTACGCGTACGCGCTGGAGGCGGTGGTGGCCGTGGACGCGTCGGGGCAGGCCGCCCAGGGCGGACCGTCCGGCGTGCCCGGTGTCCCCGGCGGGCCCGCCGGCCACGGCGAGGAACCGGACGAGCTGGCGGAGGGGCGGCTGATCCTGCTCCACGACCCGGCCGGGCACGATGCCTGGCGCGGCACGTTCCGGCTGGTCACCCTCGTCCACGCCGACCTCGAAGCGGAGATGGCGGCGGACCCGCTGCTGCCGGAGGTGTGCTGGTCCTGGCTGACCGGCGCGCTCCAGGCGCGCGGGGTCTCCTACGGCGAGCCGAGCGGCACCGTGACCCTCGCCAGCTCGCACCACTTCGGCGGGCTGGCCGACCGCGAGCCGTCCACCCGCATCGAGATCCGGGCCTCCTGGACCCCCTCCGACGAGGCGGGCCCCCCGGACACCGCCAGCCATCTGGCCGCCTGGTGCGATCTGCTCTGCCAGATCGCCGGCCTGCCCCCGGCCGGCGCCGCCGACTCCGGCGTCGTCTCCCTCCCCCAGCGCCGCGGCCCCCAGCCCCGCTGA
- the hemE gene encoding uroporphyrinogen decarboxylase: MSVSDSVPDGPGAGQQTGRSAAYDSAFLRACRREPVPHTPVWFMRQAGRSLPEYRRVREGVAMLDSCMRPDLVTEITLQPVRRHGVDAAIYFSDIVVPLKAIGIDLDIKPGVGPVVEQPIRSRADLERLRALDPDDVKYVTEAIGMLVGELGSTPLIGFAGAPFTLASYLVEGGPSRNHERTKALMYGDPQLWADLLDRLSEITAAFLKVQIEAGASAVQLFDSWVGALAPADYRRSVMPASAKVFDAVAGYGVPRIHFGVGTGELLGLLGEAGADVVGVDWRVPLDEAARRVGPGKALQGNLDPAVLFAPREAVEAKADEVLAAAAGLEGHVFNLGHGVLPNTDPDALTRLVEHVHARTARQ, encoded by the coding sequence ATGAGCGTCTCCGACAGCGTCCCCGACGGGCCCGGCGCCGGGCAGCAGACCGGCCGCAGCGCGGCGTACGACTCGGCGTTTCTGCGCGCCTGCCGGCGGGAGCCGGTGCCGCACACGCCGGTGTGGTTCATGCGCCAGGCAGGGCGCTCGCTGCCGGAGTACCGCCGCGTCCGCGAGGGCGTGGCCATGCTCGACTCCTGCATGCGGCCCGACCTGGTCACCGAGATCACCCTGCAGCCGGTGCGCCGCCACGGCGTGGACGCCGCGATCTACTTCAGCGACATCGTGGTGCCGCTCAAGGCCATCGGCATCGACCTCGACATCAAGCCCGGGGTCGGCCCGGTCGTCGAGCAGCCGATCCGCTCCCGCGCGGACCTGGAGCGGCTGCGGGCGCTTGACCCGGACGATGTGAAGTACGTCACCGAGGCCATCGGCATGCTCGTCGGCGAGCTCGGCAGCACCCCGCTGATCGGCTTCGCGGGCGCTCCGTTCACTCTCGCCAGCTATCTCGTGGAGGGCGGGCCGTCCCGCAACCACGAGCGGACCAAGGCCCTGATGTACGGCGACCCGCAGCTGTGGGCCGACCTCCTGGACCGCCTCTCGGAGATCACCGCCGCCTTCCTGAAGGTGCAGATCGAGGCCGGCGCCTCCGCCGTCCAGCTCTTCGACTCCTGGGTGGGCGCACTGGCCCCCGCCGACTACCGGCGCAGCGTGATGCCCGCCTCCGCCAAGGTCTTCGACGCGGTCGCCGGCTACGGCGTGCCCCGCATCCACTTCGGCGTCGGCACCGGCGAGCTCCTCGGCCTGCTCGGCGAGGCCGGCGCGGACGTCGTGGGCGTCGACTGGCGCGTCCCGCTGGACGAGGCCGCCCGTCGTGTCGGCCCCGGCAAGGCGCTTCAGGGCAACCTCGACCCGGCCGTCCTCTTCGCGCCCCGCGAGGCCGTCGAGGCCAAGGCGGACGAGGTGCTGGCGGCCGCCGCCGGGCTGGAGGGCCATGTCTTCAACCTGGGCCACGGTGTCCTGCCGAACACCGACCCGGACGCCCTCACCCGACTGGTGGAGCACGTCCACGCGCGCACCGCGCGCCAGTAG